The genomic DNA TGCGTGGCATCATCCGGAAGCGGGAGTGGGAGCCGGGGCGCGGGGGGATCCGGCTCCCACCTGAGCAGGAGGTCATGAGCACCGGCGGGGTGCTTCGGGGGCGGCGGTCGGGGGAGGGAGTGGTGGGGGATGACGGGGACAGCGTCGAATCCGGCGCGTGAAGGGACGGGGCGGGGGCCGGTGCCGGGCGGAGTTGCCGGCGGAGGCGCGGGCGATGACATCGTTGCCGGAGCGGACGGCGGGTCGGCCGACGGTCCGGTGAAGCGGGGCGACGGCGGTGGCGAACGGCCCGTCTGGTCACGGGACTTCGCGCTGTTCTTCGTGGCACGCGCCGTCGCCCGGCTCGGCGACACCATGCTCCCCGTGGCCCTCGCCGCCGGCCTGTTGGAACACGGGTACGGCGCGGGTGCGGTCGGCCTCGCCATGGCCTCGACCGCCGCCGCCTTCGCGGGACTTGTCGTCTTCGGCGGTGTGATCGCCGACCGGTTCAGCACCCGGAAACTGATGATCGGCGCCGACCTGGTGCGCCTCGGCACCCAGTCCCTCGCCGCCGTGGTCTTCTTCACCGGCCATGTCGTGCTCTGGGAGATCTGCGCGATCGGCTTCGTCAACGGCGTCGCGGGCGCGGTGTTCCAGCCGGGCGTGGCGAGTACGGTCCCGAGACTCGCCTCCGACATCCAGGGCGCGAACGGCGCGATACGCATCGCCGAGTCCGCCGCCCAACTCGCGGGTCCGGCCGTGGCGGGCCTGCTCGTTGGATTCACCTCACCCGGCGGCGTGTTCGCGGCCCACGCCGCCACGTACGCGGTGAGCGCCCTCTGCCTCCTGCTGCTCCGGCTGCCCCCGCTCGCGCCGGGCAGCCGCGAGCCCGGGCACGGAACGGGCGCCTTCAAAGCCGATCTGGTCGAGGGCTGGCGGGAGTTCAGATCACGCACCTGGCTCTGGGGAGTCATCGCCGTCTGGTGCCTCTACATGATCGCCGTATCGGGCCCGACCACACCGCTCGTGGCGACCCAGGTGGTGCAACAGCACGGCCCGCGCGCCTACGGCCTGGTCAACTCAGCCCTCGGCGCGGGCACCGTCGTAGGCGGGCTGCTCGCCCTGCGGCTGCGCCCCCGCCGTATGCTCCGCGCCGGGGCGATCGCCCTCTTCGCCTTCGCAGGTTTCCCGGCGACCGTGGGAGCGGGGCTCGGTGTACCGGCCATGGCGGCCGGGGCCGCCGTCGCCGGGGTGGGGATGTCCTTTTGGGGTGTGATGTGGGCGACGAGCGTCCAGACACAGGTCCCACCGGACGTCCTCAACCGCATCCACGCGTACGACGTGGCGGGCTCCCTCGCGATGCTGCCCGTCGGCCAGGCCCTGGCGGGCCCCGCCGCCGGGGCCCTCGGCGCCGACCAGGTGCTCCTCGTCGCGGGCGCGATGAGCCTCGTGGTACCGATCGCGCTGCTCCTCGTGCCCGCCATACGCGACCTGATACGCGCCGACCCGGTCGCGCTCGGCCCGAGCGGCCGGAGCGGCCCGAGCGGCGCGGCGATACGCGAACCGGCGTGCCCGCAGGAGAGTTGACGGAGGGTGCGGGTGTTGCCGTACGGCGGACTGGGTTAGCCCCTCGCTACCGCCGGCCCGCTTCCGACGAAGCCCGCGATCCGTTCGCGCAGCGTCCGGGCGTCGAGCCCGTGTGCGGTGATGTGTTCCTCGACGGTGCCGTAGCGCCGGAGTTCGGCGCGGCCCACGCCCAGGCCGAGCACGCGGTGGGGCACGTCGGCGAGGGCGTCGTTCGCGGCGGTCGTCGAGGTGCCGGCCAGGTAGGGCTCGACGAGGACGACGTCCGTCCCGGCCGTGCGCGTGGCCCGGCGCAACGCGGCCGCGTCGAAGGGCCGTACGGTCGTGGCGTACAGGACGGTGACGTCGAGGCCCTCGGTCGCGGTGAGGACGGCGTCGAGCATCGGTCCGACGGCGACGACCACACCGGAGCGGCCCTCGCGGACGGTGCTGAAGCGTGCGCCGTCGACCGGGAGTGCCTGCGCGTTGGACTGGACGGACAGCCGTACGTACACCTTGTCGTCGCCCGCGGCGACCGCGTGCCGCAGCAGGGTCTCGGCCTCGTCCGGGTGGCCCGGCACGTGCACGGTCCAGCTTTCCAGGGTGTCGAGGAGGGCCACGTCGCCCGGAGCCATGTGCGTGAACCCGCCGGCGGGCCAGTCGAAGGAGGCGGCGGCGCTCACCAGCACCGCGCCGACGTCCTGGTGCCCGAGGTCCAGCTTGACCTGCTCGAAGGGCCGCTCGACGAGGAAACTCGCGAAGGTGTGCAGGACCGGACGCATCCCGGTCAGGGCGAGTCCCGCGCCCGCCCCGACGAGGAGCTGTTCGCGGATGCCGACGTTGATCACCCGGTCGGGGTGCCGGAGCCGGGCGTCGGTGAAGCCGTCCGTGCCGATCTCGGCGAGGACGACGGCCACCCGAGGGTCCTCGTCGAGCAGCCGGGAGACGACCGGGGCGAACCGGTCACGCATGGTGTCCATGGAAAGTGAGCCCTTCTTGAGCCGCTGCTACTGCTACTGCTACCGGTGCTGCTGATTGACGATCGGATTGCCGAACGGGCGGACGGTCAGGCGGACTTGGGCTCCACCCGGGCCACGACCACATGCGGTCGGCCGGGGTGCGGCGCGGTGAAGGCGGCGTACAGCGCCTCGTGGTCGCGGCCGTCCACCGTCACCGCCGACCAGCCCGCGGCCTCGAAGCGCGCGGCGATACCGCCCGGCCGGGCATGGCTCGCGGAGGAGTTGTCGATGACGACGGTGTGCAGCCGGTCCAGTCCGGCGGGCCCGACGAAGGCGATGGCCTCGTGGTTGCTGCCCTCGTCCAGTTCGGCGTCGCCGACCAGGACCCAGATCCGCGGTCCGGTGCGCCCCTGGGCGCGCAGCCCCAGTGCCGTTCCGACGGCGATCGGCAGCCCGTGCCCCAGCGACCCGCTGCCGATCTCGGCGCCCGGCACCAGTACCCGGTCGGGGTGGTGCCCGAGCGGCGAGTCGTAGGAACCGAAGTCCGGGAGCCACTCCACCGGGACGAATCCCTTGGCGGCCAGCACGGCGTAGTAGGCCATCGGTCCGTGCCCCTTGGAGAGCAGGAACCGGTCCCGCCCGGGGTCGTCCATCCGCTCCGGACCGACCCGTAGCACCCGGTCGTAGAGGACCCACAGCGCGTCGAGCGTCGAGGTCGCCGCCGGTCCGTGTTTCTCGTCGCCGGTCATCAGCCCCATGAGGCGGGGCAGGTCGCCGTATGTGCAGGGGCGGCCGTGTTCCGTGGTTGTCGCTGTCATGCGGACGATCGTGCAACCTCAACCAAACTTCAGGTCAAGCGGGCCGAAGAAAGGCGGGCGCGATCATCGACGCGAGTGCGGTATTGTTTCCATGCGCGTTCAACCAGGGGAAACCCCAGGTCAGACGGGCAACGGGACGTGGCGCAGCTTGGTAGCGCACTTGACTGGGGGTCAAGGGGTCGCAGGTTCAAATCCTGTCGTCCCGACAGTGCGAAGGGTCTTCACAGGCGAGAGCCTGTGGGGGCCCTTTTCGTATGGGCCGTTTCCGATCTTCGAGGTTGAGCATGCCGCTCATCGGCACTTTTACTCGGAGGCCGGCGAAAATGCCGTTGCTTGACCTGGACAAGATCACTGCGGGTCTGTCGAAGACCTGGTCGGGGTTTCTGCGGGACTGGGACCGCTCGTTGCGCTCGGGGAACTATCGGGAGACCACCCGCTACAACTATCTGCTCGCGGCCGCGCAGTTGGGCCGCTACCTGGGGGAGTACTCGCCGGACCCGGAGGCCGACGACGCGGCCGAGGATCCGACCGCAGTCAGCCGCGCCCATGTCGAGGCGTTCCAGGCGTGGATGATCGAGACGCGGTCGGCGCCGACGGCGCTGAACAAGCACAAGGCATTGCAGCAGTTCTTCAAGTGGCTGATGCTCGACGAGGGTGAGATCGGCCGGTCGCCGATGGAGCGGGTCAGGCAGCCGAAGATGCCGCAGAAGCTGGTTCCGGTCATCCCTGACGAGGAGACCACGAGAGTCCTCGGCACGTGCAAGGGCAGGCAGTTCGCCCAACTTCGAGACGAGGCGATCATCCGCCTGTACTGCAACACGGGGGCGCCTGTCCGAGGTCGGCAACCTCCTGCTCGACGACGTCGACATGGACACCGAGTCGGTGCACTTCCACGGCAAGGGCAGCAAGGACCGGCGCGTGCGCTTCGGGCCGAGGACCGCGCGGGCCGTCAGCCGCTATCTGCGGGCCCGCGCCAAGCACAAGGCGGCTGACCTGCCGGATCTGTGGCTGGCCGAACGGGGGATCCGGCCGCTCGCCCCCAACGGCATCAAGATTATGCTCAAGCGGCGGGGCCTTGAGGCCGGACTGGTCAAGCTGCACGCGCATCGGTGGCGGCATACCTTCGCCCATGAGTGGAAGCGTGCCGGCGGCGACACCGGCGACCTGATGCTGCTGCTCGGGTGGACGTCGCAGGAGTTGCCCCGCTGCTACGGCGCCAGCGCCGCTGCCGAACGCGCCCAGGAAACCCACCAGCGGATCGGGGTCGGTGATCATGTCTGAACCCCGAGGGCTCCCCGCGCGGTACGGCGGCGGGCGCGAGCAGCAGCTGGCCTTCCGAGCTGTCACCACGATCACACGGGTGGTGGTTGGCCTCGCCTTCCTCTTCGGCTTCGGCAACGTCTGGACACTGGCCCCTACGGCTGGGCGTGTCCGGATGGGTGGCCCCGCTCGTCGCACCCGCCGTGGACCTTTCGGTCCTGGCACTCCTGCGCGCGATCCGGTATCTCGCCCTCTACGGTGCCCCGAGGCCGCGCTGCGCCCGGCCCACAGGCTGCTGCTCCTGGTCAGACTGTTCACCCTCGCGTTCAACGTCACCGAGCCGCTGCTCGCGGGCGCGTACGGCGGGCGGCTTTCGACGCCGTGGGCCCGCTGTTGCTGATCGGTTGGGCCGAGATCGGCCCCGGCGTGCCGCAAACCATCAGCGGTATCCGTGCCGTCGCCGACGATGCGCCGACATTGCCGAGCAGTAGTTCAAGCACTTCCGGAGGACGGCTGCGCAGTGTGCCAGCCGTCCATCCCGGCACCGGGGTGGACGGCACCGATGATCTTCTTGATCGGGCTCGGGCTGAAGATGTCCGGCATTGACAGGCCCACTTGCGTTCGATTTCTGCCGAAACGCTCCGTAAGCGACTGCATATCGGCGCCGCGCGATCCCGCTCGCTGGTCGCTGTCTTGCGCACCAGTAGTGCTGGGGAGGTTGGCAGCGGGTTCCGGGCTGTTCGCCGCTGGTAGTGCTTCGTTAGGTTGTGGGCTGACTGACGTCTCGGAGTTGAGCCGTCCCGATCGGAAGGGCTCCACCCGGTGGGGCAGTTCGGCGAAGCCCGCGTCCGCCAGCGCCCCGGCGAGCCCGGGGAGCGCGGAGATCCGGTCGACGAGCGAGGCGTCCACTTCCAGGCGGGCGGTGTCACCCAGGTCGCGGACCCGGAGGTCGGTCACTGTCAGCCCGGCGTCGGCCAGGAGCGCGCGCACCGCGGTCTCGGCCCGGTCGACGCGGGCCAGGCGGTGCGGGGTGACCTCGATGCCGTAACGGATCCGGCTGGCCAGACAGGGCGTCGCGGGTTTGTTCCAGGTCGGCAGTGACCAGTGCCTGCTCAGCAGGCGCACGTCCGCCTTGGTGAGGCCGGTGTCGAGGAGCGGGGTGTGGATGCCGCGTTCCCGGCCGGCCCTGATGCCCGGGCGGTGGGGGTCCCTGGCATCGTCCGCGTTGGTTCCGGTGGCCACCAGCTCGTATCCGTGGTCGTGGGCGAGCACGGTGATGGTGTCCAGGACCTCGGACTTGCAGAAGTAGCAGCGGTCGGGGCCGTTGGCGCGATAGCCGGGACGGGTCAGTTCGCTGGTGCGCGGGGTGAGATGAGTGACGCCGAGGTCCGTGGCCAGGCGGTGGGCGTGCGGCAGTTCTCCGGCGGCCAGGCTCTCCGACACGGCGGTGACGGCGAGAACCCGCTCCGGGCCGACGGCACGTACGGCGGCGGCGAGCACGAGGGCGGAGTCCGCGCCGCCCGAATAGGCCACGGCGACGGCGCCGATGACGCGCATGCGTTCCAGAAGCCGGTCGGCGAGGGCGTCGGCGGGTGCGAGTGCGGCCGCTCCTTCGTCTGTGACGGTCATGGTTGTCCTCCTGCGAGAAGGTCGGTGTGCTGAGGGGCGGCGGTGCGGTCGCTCCCCGCGAGTGCGCGTGCCGCGACGGTTCGGAGGGGTACGCCCAGGGCTGCGGCGACGGAGGCGAGGTCGTCGTGTTCGGGTTTGGCACCGTGCGGACCGTGCTTGATCCGAACCGGGTGGCCCTCCACGTGCACGGTCTCGAAGTGTCGCGGCAGCGCGGTGCGGGTGGCGTCGACGCGGCGGATGCCGAGACTGCCGGTCTCCGACAGGACGAGGTCGCGCAGCCGACGCTCGTCCTCGCGGGTGGTCAGGACGTGCAGCACGTGCGCGGGGCGGCTCTTCTTCATCACGGCGGGCGTCACCCAGGCGTCGAGAGCACCGGACTCCATCGCCCGGGTGATGGTGTGTCCGAGGATCTCGCCGGTGACGTCGTCGAGGTTGGTCTCCAGAACGACGACATCCTCCGCCGGAGGGTCCTGACTCGAAGCTGCCGGGGCGGGGACTCCCAAGGTCACCGCCGTGACGTTGGCCCGGTCCGGCAGGCGGCGGGTGCCCGCTCCGTACCCGGTGCGGCCCAGGGTCATGGGTGGCGGCGGTTCGTACCGCGTCCCGAGCGCGCGCAGCAGTGCGGCGCCGGTGGGCGTCACCGTTTCGCCGGGCAGATCGCTTCCCACGACGGCCGCTCCGGCGAGCAGCGCCAGCGTGGCGGGTGCCGGGCAGGGCAGTACTCCGTGCGCCGAGGTCACCCGCCCCCTGCCCAGCGGGAGCGGTGCGCTGAAGACATCGGTGACGCCCAGGGCGTGCAGGGCGGCCGCGACGCCGACGATGTCGACCAGGGTGTCGTGGCCGCCGAGTTCGTGCAGGTGGACGGTGGCGGGGTCGGCGCCGTGCAGGCGGCCCTCCACCTCGGCGACGGCGGTCACGGTGGAGACCGCGAGGGCGGCGACAGGTTCGGGGGTGGCCCGCGAGGCGAGGTGGATGACTTCGGCGGCCTGCCGCTCGGTGCACGGGTCGGTGACGTCCACGTGGACCCGGGTGGCGGCCAGCCCGTGGTCGGTGACGCGCTCGGCCGTCAGTTCCCAACCGGTGAGACCCGTGGCGGCGATCGAGGCCCGGATCGCGTCCAGCGGTGCTCCGGCGTCGATGAGGGCGGCCAGGAGCATGTCTCCGGCCAGCCCGGTGAACGGGTTGATCCAGACGATCACCGGCGGCCTCCGGGTGTGTTCACACAGCTCTGGGCGATGCGGTGAACCGCCATCGCGGCCGAGAAGCCGGAGTCGATGTTGACCACGGTCACCCCGGCGGCACACGAGGCGTGCATGGCGAGCAGTGCGGTGACGCCCTCCAGGGACGCGCCGTACCCGGTGGAGACCGGCACGGCGACGACCGGTGCGCGCACCAGGCCGCCCACGACACTGGCGAGGGCGCCCTCCATCCCGGCCACGACGATCAACGCGTCGGCGGCCTGGAGCCGGTCACGCACCTGGAGGATCCGGTCGAGGCCGGCCACCCCCACGTCGTGGATGGCGGTGGTGTCCAGGCCGACGGCGGCGGCCACGGCGGCGGCTTCGGCGGCGACGGGCCGGTCCGAGGTGCCGGCCGCCACCACCGTCACGCAGAAGTCCCCGGCCGGAGACGGCCGCCAGTACAGCAGCCGGGCCTCGGCGTCGTACGTTCCCGGGCCGTGCGGCTGACCGTCGTACGTTCCCGGGTCGTGTCGCTGACCGTCGTACGGCCCCGGGCCGCGCGCCTCCTCGTCGTGCGCGCCCGGATCCAGCCGTGCCATGACGGCCTCGGCGGTCCCCGCCTCGATCCGGGTGACGAGGACAGGACCGGTGTTGTGTTCCAGCAGCCCGGTGACGATGCCGCTGATCTGCTCGACCGTCTTGCCGGGCCCGTAGACGACCTCGGGGAGTCCCTGCCGGGCCTCGCGGGCGAGGTCCAGTCGGGCGTAGCCCAGGTCCAGTACCCCGCTCATGCTCCGCTCCTGTCGACGTACGGGATGGTCTGCGGCCCTTCGGGCAGGACGCAGAGACGGGCGCCGGGACCCGCTGCGGCCAGCGCCTCGGCGACGGTGGCCGAGATGTCGCGGGTCTGTCGGAGGTGGGCGGTCTCCAGTTCGGCGTCGCTCAGGAAACCGGTGTGCATGACGACCCGGCTGCCGGACTGGATACGTGCCTGTATCTGCACCTGCCACTGGTCGGGCACGGTTTCGGTGCGGGCGCTGATGTCGTCGAACAGCGCCTGAGGGGACGGAGCGGAGGCCAGCACCTCCCGGTAGGAGCCGTGGTCGGGGAAGCCGTCGCGGCACTCGGCCGCGCAGACGATCATGCCGCCGGGTTTGACCACCTGGTAGGCGGCGGACATGCCCTTGACCGCCTGGTAGAGGTTCTGGTCCAGCGGAAAGCCGGAGTTGGTGGTGACGACGACGTCGAACGGCGCCTCGACCGGCCGCATCGCCATCCGCTTCGCCGTGGCCGTGGCCGCGGCGTGCATCGGCGCCAGATCGCCTCCGAAGGCGGCCACGATGTCCTTGTCCCGGTTCAGCACCACGTCCAGCGAGAAGGTGACTCCGGTCGCCTCGGCGATGGCCCGTACGTCGTCATGGACGGGGTTGCCGTGGGTGTTGCCCCAGGTGGCGCGCGGGTCGCCGATGCGGGCCGCGTCGTGCAGGACGAGGACCGTCTCCAGCGCGGCCAGGCCGGGGGCCACGAGTTTCGGACCGCCCGAGAAGCCGGCGAAGAAGTGCGGTTCGACGAAGCCCGTGGTGATGCGGACGTCCGCCTCGGCCCACGCACGGTTCAGCCAGACCGGGACGCCGTTGCCGTACGTCCCCATCCAGGTCAGTTGTCCGGGGTCGCGGGCGTCGTGGTTGACGATGCGTACGGTGTCCACGACCTCGTCGCCGAACATCTCGCGCAGTTCCGCCTCGTCGTTGCCCCGGTGGGTGCCGGTGGCGACGAGGATCACCACGTCCTCCAGGCGGACGATCCCTTCGAGTTCGGCGAGGACGGCGGGGATCATCAGACGGCGCGGCTGGGGGCGGGTGCCGTCACAGGCCGAGATCGCCACCGTCTGCCCCGGTCGCACCCGTTCGCGCAGCGGGGGCCCGGCGACGGGGGTGCGCAACGCCTCGCGCAGTACGGCCACTTGGTCCGCGGCGGCCTCGTGGTGAACGGGTTCGACGACGGTCGCCGTCCGCGGATCCACCTCGATGTCGAGCCCCGACTGCCCGTAGGCCAGACGTATCTTCACAGCTCTTCCTTCCGCAGTCGGTAGGCGCGGGCCGCCGTGCCGCCGAAGACCTCGGCACGTTCGGCGGCGGTCAGCCGTTCGGTCACTTCCTCGGCCGCGCGGACGACCTCCTCGTAGGAGGCGGCCGGCAGGCACACCGGCCAGTCGGAGCCGAACATCACCCGGGACGGGCCGAAGGCGTCCAGCACCACATCGGCGTACGGACGCAGATCCGCGACGGTCCAGCCGGTGCGGTCCGCCTCGGTGACCATGCCGGACAGCTTGCAGAACACGTTGGGTTCGGCGGCCAGTTCACGGATCAGCGCGGCCCACGGCCGCAGTTCGCCGGAGGCGATGGGCGGCTTGGACAGGTGGTCGAGGACGAAGGTCAGCTCGGGCAGCGCCCGTACGGTGGCGATGGCGGCGGGGAGTTGGTGCGGGAGAGTGAGCAGGTCGTAGGCGAGACCCGCGTCCGCCACCCTGCCCAGTCCGCGCCGGACGTCCGCCCGGTTCAGCCAGCCCGGGTCCGCCTCCCCCTGCACCAAGTGCCGGATCCCCACCAGGAGTTCACCTCCAGTGCCCGTCCGCAGCGCGGCCAGTGTGTCCGTCAGGCGGTCCGAGGTGAGGTCCGCCCAGCCGACGACACCGGCGACCAGGTCCGCTGCCCCCGCCAGGGACAGGAACTCCGCCGTCTCGTCGGCATCGGGGAGGACCTGGACCAGGATCGTCCGGTCGATGCCCGCCGCCGCGGCCTCCGGCGCGAGGTCGTCGAGGGTGAAGTCACGGCGTACGGCCACCATGTCGGGGGCGTCCAGCCAGTCGTGCGCGCGACGGCTCGGACCGGAAGCGGTCCTGGGTGCTCTCGGAGCCGTCTCTGCCACAGGTATCGCGGGCCGGGGCCGCCAGACGTGGTGGTGTGCGTCGATCCGTGTCATGGCCGGGCCCCCGCCAGGGCGTCGAGTTCCGCCCACAACTCCGCGGGGATCTCCGCCGTGGCGTGCGCGAGGTTCTCCGTGACCTCCAGTGGACTGCGCGCGCCGAGGACCACACCGGTGACCGCCGGGTGGCGCAGCGGGAACTGCAGTGCGGCGGCGGCCAGCGGCACCCCGTGGGCCGCGCACCGCTCGGCCAGGGACCGGGCACGGCGCAGCACTTCGTCGGGGGCCGGGGCGTAGTCGTAGGTGGCGCCCGGGGACGGGTCGGCGAGGATGCCGCTGTTGAAGACGCCGCCGACCAGGACGCCGACCTCGCGCTCGGTGCACAGCGGCAGGAGCACGGCGGCCGCGCTGCGGTCCAGCAGGGAGTAGCGGCCGGCGACGAGTACGCAGTCGAGGTCGGTCTCGGTGACGAAGCGGGTGAGCATCGCCGTCTGGTTCATGCCCGCGCCGATCGCCCGCACCGCTCCCTGGTCGCGCAGCCGGGCCAGTGCCGGGTACGCCCCCGTGACCGCGTCCTCCCAGTGGTCGTCCGGGTCGTGGATCAGCACTGTGTCGAAGGCTTCGAGACCGGACCGCTCAAGGCTCTCGGCGAGCGAACGGTAGACGCCCTCGGCGCTGTAGTCGCGCACCCGGACCAGCCCCCGTTCGCCGTGGAACGCCTCGTCCCCGAGGGCGGCGTCGCCCGGCACGAGCAGCCGTCCCACCTTTGTGGACACGGTGAACTCGGCGCGCGGGCGGCCGGTGTCGGCGAGGAAGGATCCCAGCCGCCGTTCCGCGAGCCCGGCGCCGTAGTGCGGGGCGGTGTCGAAGTACCGGACACCGGCCGCCCAGGCGGCGTCGAGCGTGGCGGTGGCCTGCTCGTCGCCGACCGCCGAGAACAGCCCGGCCAGCGGTGCGGTGCCCAGGCCGATACGGCTGACGGTGGCCCCGGAGCGGCCCAGCGGGACGCGCTCGGTGAACCAGGGCGGGCTCGCGGAGGTCATCAGGCCTGTCCGAGGACGTGCCGCTGGCGGCCGAGCCGGTCGATCTCCACCTCGACCACGTCACCGGCGACCAGATAGGGGAAGTCGTTGGCGCCGAAGGCCACGCCGGCCGGGGTACCGGTGCTGATCACGTCTCCGGGGTTCAGCACCATGAACTGGCTCAGGTACCAGACGACGTGGCGCACCCCGAAGATCATGTTCTTGGTGTGGCCGTCCTGGCGCAGTTCGCCGTTGACCCACAGCCGCATGGCCAGTCCCTGCGGGTCGCCGGTCTCGTCGGGGGTGACCAGCCAGGGGCCGAGCGGGTTGAAGGTCTCGCAGGACTTGCCCTTGTCCCACTGCCCGCCCCGCTCGTGCTGGAAGGCCCGCTCGGTGACGTCGTCGGCGATCGCGTAGCCCGCGACGACGCCGTCGGCCGCCTCTGGGGAGTCCAGGTAGCGCGCGGTGCGGCCGATGACCACGGCGAGTTCGATCTCGTAGTCCGTCTTCTCGCTGGTGCGCGGTACGAGCACGGTGTCGTCGGGGCCGACGACCGTGTTGGCGGCCTTCATGAAGACGACCGGTTCGGCAGGGGGCGGTGTCGCCGTCTCCGCAGCGTGATCGACGTAGTTGAGCCCGATGCACACCACCTTGCCGGGGCGCGCGACCGGGGCGCCGACCCGCAGGCCGGCGATGTCCGTGTGCGGCAGCACGTTCTCGGACAGGGCGGCACGGACGCGTTCCACGCCGCCCTCGGCCAGGAACGCACCGTCGATGTCGACGGTCAGCGGACTCAGATCTCTCGCGGTGCCGTCGGAGTCAAGGACCACGGGCCGCTCGGAGCCCGCCGGGCCCACGCGCAGAAATCTCATCGGTACTCCTCGGTGAGGTCAACATGTCCGCCTGGTGACCGGCAACTCGGTACCCGGGAGCGGGACATGAGGAATGGAAAGGGATAACGGGCGCACCAGTAGTCGGAGAGGAAGCCCCTACACGGCTGAGCCGTCCCCGGGGAGTCGGCTGTCCCGGTCCAGGTGCTCGCGCAGCCACCGTTCG from Streptomyces sp. NBC_01478 includes the following:
- a CDS encoding fumarylacetoacetate hydrolase family protein; the encoded protein is MRFLRVGPAGSERPVVLDSDGTARDLSPLTVDIDGAFLAEGGVERVRAALSENVLPHTDIAGLRVGAPVARPGKVVCIGLNYVDHAAETATPPPAEPVVFMKAANTVVGPDDTVLVPRTSEKTDYEIELAVVIGRTARYLDSPEAADGVVAGYAIADDVTERAFQHERGGQWDKGKSCETFNPLGPWLVTPDETGDPQGLAMRLWVNGELRQDGHTKNMIFGVRHVVWYLSQFMVLNPGDVISTGTPAGVAFGANDFPYLVAGDVVEVEIDRLGRQRHVLGQA
- a CDS encoding aldo/keto reductase produces the protein MTSASPPWFTERVPLGRSGATVSRIGLGTAPLAGLFSAVGDEQATATLDAAWAAGVRYFDTAPHYGAGLAERRLGSFLADTGRPRAEFTVSTKVGRLLVPGDAALGDEAFHGERGLVRVRDYSAEGVYRSLAESLERSGLEAFDTVLIHDPDDHWEDAVTGAYPALARLRDQGAVRAIGAGMNQTAMLTRFVTETDLDCVLVAGRYSLLDRSAAAVLLPLCTEREVGVLVGGVFNSGILADPSPGATYDYAPAPDEVLRRARSLAERCAAHGVPLAAAALQFPLRHPAVTGVVLGARSPLEVTENLAHATAEIPAELWAELDALAGARP